Proteins from a genomic interval of Actinoalloteichus hymeniacidonis:
- a CDS encoding aminotransferase-like domain-containing protein yields the protein MDDYRALADALAADIAAGRLRPGDRLPPQRRFARAHRVAASTASRVYGELIRRGLAVGEVGRGTFVRTGTLRAETTLAEPASGRIDLEFNFPMLPGQAELVATSLVDLLSPATMIEGLRPTVVAGTPAARSAAATLLSRSGWQPAPESILFTGGGRQALAAVAAGLLGIGQRLAVEEFTYPVMKAVAARLGITPVPIAMDEHGLIPAALAEVHRSAPLRAVYVQPTLHNPLGITMPEARRRELAQVTGELGIPVIEDMVNGFLREDPAPLAALAPEHTVLVDSMSKRVAPGLTLGFVVTPPALSPKIAAAIRSGAWMPGSFALTATTRLIEDGMARSLGTAKQQDARLRQEIVATRLAGFDVQADPGSYHCWWRLPEHWRAETFVASAARHGIAVTPAAAFVVGSGRAPGAVRLALGSPTPKNLARALDILAEVARGTAEDLAVE from the coding sequence ATGGACGACTACCGTGCCCTCGCCGACGCGTTGGCGGCCGACATCGCAGCGGGCAGGCTCCGCCCCGGCGATCGGCTACCGCCGCAGCGGCGGTTCGCCCGTGCACACCGGGTGGCCGCCTCGACGGCCTCCCGGGTCTACGGGGAGTTGATCCGCCGGGGCCTGGCCGTCGGCGAGGTCGGGCGCGGGACGTTCGTCCGGACCGGCACTCTGCGTGCCGAGACGACCTTGGCGGAACCCGCGAGCGGGCGCATCGACCTCGAATTCAACTTCCCGATGCTGCCCGGGCAGGCCGAACTGGTCGCGACCAGCCTCGTCGACCTGCTGAGCCCGGCGACGATGATCGAGGGGCTGCGTCCGACGGTGGTCGCGGGTACCCCTGCGGCCCGGTCAGCCGCCGCCACGCTGCTGTCGCGGTCGGGATGGCAGCCTGCCCCGGAGTCCATCCTGTTCACCGGCGGTGGGCGGCAGGCGTTGGCCGCCGTCGCCGCCGGGCTGCTGGGCATCGGACAGCGGCTTGCCGTCGAGGAGTTCACCTATCCGGTGATGAAGGCGGTGGCCGCGCGGCTGGGCATCACCCCGGTCCCGATCGCGATGGACGAACACGGATTGATTCCCGCCGCCCTCGCCGAGGTGCACCGGTCCGCACCTCTACGCGCGGTGTACGTCCAGCCCACGCTGCACAACCCGCTGGGCATCACCATGCCCGAGGCACGGCGCCGCGAGCTGGCCCAGGTCACCGGCGAACTGGGAATCCCGGTGATCGAGGACATGGTCAACGGTTTCCTCCGCGAGGACCCCGCGCCGCTGGCGGCCCTCGCACCCGAGCACACCGTGTTGGTGGACAGCATGTCGAAGCGCGTCGCCCCCGGCCTGACCCTCGGCTTCGTCGTCACACCGCCCGCCCTGAGCCCGAAGATCGCTGCGGCTATTCGATCCGGCGCCTGGATGCCGGGCAGCTTCGCGCTGACGGCCACCACCCGGCTGATCGAGGACGGCATGGCCCGATCGCTTGGCACGGCCAAACAGCAGGATGCCCGGCTCCGACAGGAGATCGTCGCCACGCGACTGGCGGGTTTCGACGTGCAGGCCGACCCGGGCTCCTATCACTGCTGGTGGCGGCTCCCGGAACACTGGCGAGCCGAGACCTTCGTCGCCTCGGCCGCGCGACACGGTATCGCCGTCACCCCCGCCGCCGCCTTCGTCGTCGGATCGGGTCGGGCCCCCGGAGCCGTGCGATTGGCGCTGGGCTCGCCTACCCCGAAGAACCTGGCCAGGGCGTTGGACATCCTGGCCGAGGTCGCCCGGGGGACCGCCGAAGATCTCGCGGTCGAGTGA
- a CDS encoding alpha/beta fold hydrolase, which yields MHTVSHDGTTIAYRDIGSGTPVLLVHGHPFDGSMWRPQIEQLAEAGHRVIVPDLRGYGRSSVAPGSTTMEDFAADLAELLDRLDIDRVLLGGLSMGGQIVMEFHRRFPSRVAGLLLAATSARADDPRARRARVETAERIRHEGMAAYAEELLPRMLAPHNIVGLPEVADHVLRMMRSAPAEGAAAALRGRAERRDYRDSLARVSVPTLIVVGDHDDFTPVAEAESLAAHIPASVLRIIEGAGHLPNLERPAEFGRALAELSTAIDVG from the coding sequence ATGCACACCGTGTCGCACGACGGCACCACCATCGCCTATCGGGACATCGGTTCGGGCACGCCGGTCCTGCTGGTGCACGGCCACCCCTTCGACGGTTCGATGTGGCGACCCCAGATCGAGCAATTGGCCGAGGCCGGCCACCGGGTGATCGTTCCCGATCTCCGGGGTTACGGACGCAGCAGTGTGGCACCGGGCAGTACCACGATGGAGGACTTCGCCGCCGATCTCGCCGAATTGCTCGACCGGCTGGACATCGACCGGGTGCTCCTCGGCGGATTGTCGATGGGCGGCCAGATCGTGATGGAGTTCCATCGGCGGTTTCCGAGTCGGGTCGCCGGTCTGTTGTTGGCGGCGACCTCGGCACGGGCCGATGATCCGAGGGCCCGCCGCGCCCGGGTCGAGACCGCCGAGCGGATCCGGCACGAGGGGATGGCGGCCTACGCCGAGGAACTGCTCCCGAGGATGCTGGCGCCGCACAACATCGTCGGTCTCCCCGAGGTGGCCGACCATGTGCTGCGGATGATGCGCTCGGCCCCCGCCGAGGGCGCGGCGGCGGCCTTACGCGGCCGGGCGGAGCGGCGAGACTACCGGGACTCCCTGGCTCGGGTCTCGGTGCCGACGCTGATCGTGGTCGGCGATCACGACGACTTCACGCCCGTCGCCGAGGCCGAATCCCTTGCGGCGCACATCCCGGCCTCGGTGCTGCGGATCATCGAAGGCGCCGGGCATCTGCCGAACCTGGAGCGGCCCGCCGAGTTCGGTCGCGCACTGGCGGAACTGTCGACCGCGATCGACGTCGGATAG